From a region of the Lactuca sativa cultivar Salinas chromosome 4, Lsat_Salinas_v11, whole genome shotgun sequence genome:
- the LOC128133747 gene encoding uncharacterized protein LOC128133747: MNQGTNTRARHGDGRKCYECGEVGHIKKECPKLKSQGGIGRGRAFVIGSREAIQDPSVVSGTFLIDNLYAAILFDSGADRSFITPTFTKLLSHKSSRLKEIYEVEIANGQTEKTHEILEKFMLTLNNYPFHVNLMSMPIDSFDVIIGMDWLYSHRAEILCHEKAIRIPLPNGEALIIYGDKCGKNLKVISCTKTQKYLHKKCSAFLAHIVDKKRKTKEIKDIPQVCDFPNVFPKDLPEIPPVRQVEFRIDLIPGATPVAKSAYRLAPSEMQEFHQTNIKGALFEALYGRKCPSPICWAEVGDSQMARERTGDSLRTGPEIIHETTEKIVHIKDRLKVARDREKSYADVRRKPLEFQVRDKVMVKVSPW, translated from the exons ATGAATCAGGGAACAAATACTAGAGCACGCCATGGTGATGGAAGAAAGTGCTATGAGTGTGGGGAGGTTGGACACATCAAGAAAGAATGTCCAAAGTTAAAGAGTCAAGGAGGCATAGGACGTGGCAGGGCTTTTGTGATCGGAAGTAGAGAGGCTATCCAGGACCCTTCGGTCGTATCTGGTACGTTTCTTATAGATAATTTATATGCTGCTATACTTTTCGACTCTGGAGCAGATCGAAGTTTTATAACTCCGACGTTTACAAAATTGTTAAGTCATAAGTCTAGCAgattaaaagaaatctatgaagTAGAAATCGCTAACGGCCAAACTGAGAAAACACATGAAATCCTAGAAAAGTTTATGTTAACTCTTAATAACTACCCTTTTCACGTCAACCTCATGTCAATGCCTATCGAtagttttgatgtcataattggcatggattggttatatTCACACCGCGCCGAAATTCTATGTCATGAAAAAGCTATACGAATACCCTTACCAAACGGTGAAGCCCTgattatctatggtgataaatGTGGTAAGAATCTCAAAGTCATCTCTTGTACTAAGACCCAGAAATATCTACATAAGAAATGTAGCGCATTCTTAGCCCACATTgtagataagaagagaaagacaaaaGAAATCAAGGACATACCTCAAGTATGTGATTTCCCTAACGTGTTTCCTAAAGATCTACCTGAAATACCTCCCGTccgacaagtcgagtttcgaatcgacttaattccaggagcaacGCCAGTAGCGAAATCTGCTTATCGGTTGGCTCCATCTGAAATGCAAGAATT tcatcAGACCAACATCAAGGGTGCACTGTTTGAAGCTCTTTATGGACGAAAATGTCCTTCCCCAATATGTTGGGCAGAAGTTGGAGATTCGCAAATGGCCAGAGAACGTACAGGCGATAGCTTACGTACTGGACCAGAAATAATCCACGAGACAACTGAAAAGATTGTGCACATTAAGGATCGATTAAAGGTTGCACGTGATCGtgaaaagagttatgctgacgtaAGACGcaaacctttagaattccaagttaGAGATAAAGTAATggtgaaggtctctccttggtaA